From Tepidisphaeraceae bacterium, a single genomic window includes:
- a CDS encoding PqqD family protein, with protein sequence MMPFRSKPKQKTPTREEALSVKPLRLVEADVQPDGKGGAKLKVPLQQSKWSGMFFKLPSGATKTFELDEIGLLVWNGCDGKTPVKRLVETVAKQYGVSPREAEVSTFAFLQTLMKKNLIGLTTEKQ encoded by the coding sequence ATGATGCCGTTCCGCAGCAAGCCCAAGCAGAAGACGCCGACGCGCGAAGAGGCGCTGTCGGTCAAACCGCTGCGCCTGGTGGAGGCCGACGTGCAACCCGACGGGAAGGGCGGCGCTAAACTGAAGGTGCCGCTGCAGCAGTCCAAGTGGTCGGGCATGTTCTTCAAGCTGCCCAGCGGCGCGACCAAGACGTTCGAACTCGACGAGATCGGCCTGCTCGTCTGGAACGGCTGCGACGGTAAGACGCCGGTCAAGCGGCTCGTGGAAACCGTGGCGAAGCAGTATGGCGTCAGCCCGCGCGAGGCGGAGGTCTCCACCTTCGCGTTCCTGCAGACGCTGATGAAGAAGAACCTGATCGGCCTGACGACGGAAAAACAGTAA
- a CDS encoding FtsX-like permease family protein produces the protein MTAKASGQVQRQRSLPFSKAIEIAYKSIRLRLSRSLLVTSGIVLALAFLMSILAGEAMIKGMRGWIEAAPTSAEFESLRARRAQIDASREPLTAALIAAVARDPAAATATVPGEAVTSNFNSVEVFGGELPDIAKEVGSPLPAGAQELKVAFDHDPKLVDTMKQWIATGRDLQAVRAEITGPQQLEAMLKGAGVPTTPAEIANSKIQTRWLIGLALMVAFAGILNAMLMSVTERFREIGTMKCLGALDSFIIKLFLIESLFQGLVGTIIGVIGGLLLSLVSVWSTYGGFAWKNMQWNELMIGIAVCTAVGIGLTVAGALYPAWQAARMQPIEAMRSDV, from the coding sequence ATGACGGCGAAAGCTTCCGGCCAAGTGCAGCGACAACGGTCGCTGCCGTTCTCCAAGGCGATCGAAATCGCCTACAAGAGCATCCGCCTGCGCCTGTCGCGCAGCCTGCTGGTGACCAGCGGCATCGTGCTGGCGCTGGCGTTCCTGATGTCGATCCTCGCCGGTGAAGCGATGATCAAGGGCATGCGCGGCTGGATCGAAGCCGCCCCCACGTCGGCCGAGTTCGAATCGTTGCGGGCGCGGCGAGCGCAGATCGATGCCAGCCGTGAACCGCTCACCGCCGCCCTTATCGCCGCGGTCGCCCGCGACCCCGCCGCCGCCACCGCAACCGTGCCCGGTGAGGCCGTTACCAGCAACTTCAACTCGGTTGAGGTGTTTGGCGGCGAACTCCCCGACATCGCCAAGGAGGTCGGTTCCCCGCTGCCCGCCGGGGCGCAGGAACTGAAGGTGGCGTTCGACCACGACCCGAAGTTGGTCGACACGATGAAGCAATGGATAGCGACCGGCCGCGATCTGCAGGCCGTTCGCGCCGAAATCACCGGCCCCCAGCAACTCGAAGCCATGCTGAAAGGTGCCGGCGTGCCCACCACGCCGGCCGAGATCGCCAACAGTAAGATTCAGACGCGCTGGCTGATCGGCCTGGCACTGATGGTCGCGTTCGCCGGCATCCTGAACGCCATGTTGATGAGCGTGACCGAACGCTTCCGCGAGATCGGCACGATGAAGTGCCTGGGCGCCCTCGACAGCTTCATCATCAAACTGTTCCTGATTGAAAGTTTGTTCCAAGGCCTCGTCGGCACGATCATCGGCGTGATCGGTGGGCTGCTGCTCAGCCTCGTTTCGGTCTGGAGCACCTACGGCGGCTTCGCGTGGAAGAACATGCAGTGGAACGAACTGATGATCGGCATCGCCGTCTGCACCGCCGTTGGCATAGGCCTGACGGTGGCGGGGGCGCTGTACCCCGCCTGGCAGGCCGCCCGCATGCAGCCGATCGAGGCGATGCGGTCCGACGTGTAG
- a CDS encoding ABC transporter ATP-binding protein, with translation MSTADTNPVPAPAAANALSEHTVRSIDVKRVYKMGTEEVHALKGVTVSIERGEYISIMGPSGSGKSTFFNMIGGLDKPSSGKVYIDEVDIAQLDSYELAWMRCHKIGYIFQTFNLLTVQTALENVMLPMVFAGMNTSEAQDRAAEILKRVELGHRLFNKPGEMSGGQQQRVAIARAFANDPAIILADEPTGNLDLNTGTLIIKLLRDLNKEKGVTIISATHDHKMLAVSDRIIWIRDGRVDKIQNREDLKIEVGTIEGAGGEDAH, from the coding sequence ATGAGCACCGCAGACACCAATCCCGTCCCCGCGCCAGCCGCGGCCAACGCGTTGTCGGAGCACACCGTGCGGTCGATCGACGTCAAACGCGTCTACAAGATGGGCACCGAAGAGGTCCACGCGCTCAAGGGCGTCACCGTCAGCATCGAGCGCGGCGAGTACATCTCCATCATGGGCCCCTCCGGCAGCGGCAAGTCCACGTTCTTCAACATGATCGGCGGCCTCGACAAGCCCTCCAGCGGCAAGGTCTACATCGACGAGGTCGACATCGCGCAGCTCGACAGCTACGAGCTCGCCTGGATGCGCTGCCACAAGATCGGCTACATCTTCCAGACCTTCAACCTGCTGACCGTGCAGACCGCGCTGGAGAACGTCATGCTGCCCATGGTCTTCGCAGGCATGAACACCTCTGAAGCGCAGGACCGCGCCGCGGAGATCCTCAAGCGCGTCGAACTGGGCCACCGTTTGTTCAACAAGCCCGGCGAGATGTCCGGCGGCCAGCAGCAGCGCGTCGCCATCGCCCGCGCGTTCGCCAACGACCCCGCGATCATCCTCGCCGACGAACCGACCGGTAACCTCGATTTGAACACCGGCACGCTCATCATTAAGCTGCTGCGCGACCTGAATAAGGAAAAGGGCGTCACGATCATCAGTGCCACGCACGACCACAAGATGCTGGCCGTCTCCGACCGCATCATCTGGATCCGCGACGGCCGCGTCGACAAGATCCAGAACCGCGAAGACCTGAAGATCGAGGTTGGCACCATCGAAGGTGCCGGCGGCGAGGACGCGCATTAG
- a CDS encoding Uma2 family endonuclease yields the protein MALPQLKQRRFTPEEYYKLERDAAYKSDFYDGEIFDMSGGTARHSKITFNLSVAVGMQLRGKTCEAYESNLRVAILKTGLRTYPDVSIYCQPLDFDPEDTGQTTAVNPTVVFEVLSPSTERYDRGLKAEQYRQIDSLTAHVIVWQTEAKIEVFARDGDAWTPTVATGLDASIVIPGPDVSIKLADVYDRVTFD from the coding sequence ATGGCGCTACCCCAGCTCAAACAACGCCGCTTCACGCCAGAAGAGTATTACAAGCTCGAGCGCGACGCCGCGTACAAGAGCGACTTCTATGACGGGGAGATCTTCGACATGTCCGGGGGCACGGCCCGGCACAGCAAGATCACCTTCAACCTGAGCGTTGCAGTGGGCATGCAGCTGCGTGGCAAGACGTGCGAAGCCTACGAATCCAACCTGCGCGTCGCGATCCTCAAGACCGGCTTGCGCACCTATCCTGACGTCAGCATCTACTGCCAGCCGCTGGACTTCGACCCCGAAGACACCGGACAGACCACGGCGGTTAATCCGACCGTCGTCTTCGAGGTACTCTCGCCCTCCACCGAGCGATACGACCGTGGCCTTAAGGCCGAACAGTATCGCCAGATCGACTCGCTGACGGCCCACGTGATCGTCTGGCAGACGGAAGCGAAGATCGAGGTCTTCGCCCGCGACGGCGACGCCTGGACGCCGACCGTCGCCACGGGACTGGACGCATCAATCGTCATTCCCGGGCCGGACGTGTCGATCAAGCTTGCCGACGTCTATGACCGCGTCACGTTCGACTAA